A portion of the Eubacterium maltosivorans genome contains these proteins:
- the polA gene encoding DNA polymerase I produces the protein MNKKSILIDGNSLVYRMFYGVREMSNSKGIPTNAIYGFVNVLVKIQNEYKPDYLAVAFDLSAPTFRHKEYEDYKGGRDKMPEDLQVQMDLLKELLGKMGIPMITKEGYEADDIIGTLSKQGEARETKTQIITGDKDSFQLVDDYVNVLYTATRSGTQFATVDDAYIMERYGVTPKELIDVKALMGDPSDNIPGVAGIGEKTAIKLIKEYHNIDTLYEHIDDLKGKQKEKLETGKESAFASRFLGTICLDVPLDLSLEDLAFKPIFTEESIEMLRDLEFKSILNKILPDDGEGDAPVAASDIQYTTIGTTTEMITVMNRLARELKLTVYAYREDDRVWVAAYIGGVYYFVEKPAMVSAFFSGLGEIPEADSLQTVGHDLKNLTHIYHSQCSVIVNYTFDTYIGAYLLNPSDQRYDLQTIAMKYLGDTIQSEEDFFGKGKTLVSAADMDSARLAAFMVKNCEVIHRLEKPLSEKIEADGMTGLFQNIELPLLKIMASMEELGFKVDIHQLEELSVEFEKKIETLTSEIYELAEEDDFNINSTKQLGAILFDKLKLPVVKKTKTGYSTNAEVLDQLVLFHPIIQKIIDYRMISKLDSTYGKGLIKLVDPKTHKIYSTFNQTVTATGRLSSSDPNLQNIPVKTEMGREIRKVFVPSAEDRVLVDADYSQIELRVLAHLSEDENLIDTFVKNQDIHTRTASEIFNVPMDAVSREQRSHAKAINFGLIYGKQAFSLGKDLGITRGEAQSYIDLYFSRYPKVLEYMENIKAEAKEKGYVTTIWGRRRYITEINSRNRMLVQAGERMALNTPIQGSAADIIKIAMIKVYDRLEREGLKSQLILQVHDELIIDTLKTEQETVMKLLVEEMENAVDLKVPLTVDAHAGDSWYAVK, from the coding sequence GTGAATAAAAAAAGTATCTTAATTGACGGAAACAGTCTGGTTTACCGTATGTTTTACGGCGTGCGCGAAATGTCCAATTCCAAAGGCATTCCCACAAACGCCATCTACGGCTTTGTCAACGTCTTAGTAAAAATCCAGAATGAGTACAAGCCGGATTATCTGGCAGTGGCCTTTGACCTGAGCGCCCCGACCTTCAGGCATAAGGAGTACGAGGACTATAAGGGCGGCCGTGACAAAATGCCCGAGGATCTGCAGGTGCAGATGGACCTGCTCAAGGAGCTGCTTGGCAAAATGGGGATTCCCATGATCACAAAGGAGGGCTACGAGGCCGACGATATTATCGGCACGCTCTCTAAGCAGGGAGAAGCCAGAGAGACGAAGACCCAGATTATCACAGGGGATAAGGATTCCTTCCAACTGGTGGACGACTATGTCAACGTGCTTTATACGGCAACCCGCAGCGGCACCCAGTTTGCCACTGTGGATGACGCCTACATCATGGAACGCTACGGTGTGACGCCCAAGGAGCTCATCGACGTTAAAGCCCTTATGGGTGACCCGTCCGACAATATTCCCGGTGTGGCTGGCATAGGCGAAAAGACTGCCATCAAGCTCATCAAGGAGTACCACAATATCGACACGCTGTACGAGCACATCGACGACCTCAAGGGAAAACAGAAGGAAAAGCTGGAAACCGGTAAGGAATCCGCCTTTGCCAGCCGCTTTCTGGGCACCATCTGCCTGGATGTGCCACTGGACCTGAGCCTTGAGGATCTGGCTTTCAAGCCGATCTTTACCGAGGAGAGCATCGAAATGCTCAGGGACCTGGAATTCAAGTCCATCCTCAATAAAATCCTGCCCGATGACGGCGAGGGGGACGCGCCAGTGGCGGCCAGCGATATCCAGTACACCACCATCGGCACCACCACCGAGATGATCACGGTCATGAACCGCCTGGCCAGGGAGCTGAAGCTGACGGTTTACGCCTACCGCGAGGACGACCGCGTCTGGGTGGCGGCGTACATCGGCGGTGTGTACTACTTTGTGGAAAAGCCCGCCATGGTTTCAGCCTTTTTCAGCGGCCTCGGTGAAATTCCAGAGGCCGACAGCCTGCAGACCGTCGGGCATGACCTAAAAAATCTGACACATATTTACCACAGCCAGTGCTCAGTCATCGTCAACTACACCTTTGACACCTACATCGGCGCCTATCTGTTGAATCCGTCCGACCAGCGCTATGATCTCCAGACCATTGCCATGAAATACCTTGGCGACACCATCCAGAGCGAGGAAGACTTCTTCGGCAAGGGCAAGACCCTGGTGAGCGCAGCGGACATGGACAGCGCCAGACTGGCTGCCTTTATGGTCAAAAACTGCGAGGTCATCCACCGTCTCGAAAAGCCCCTGTCAGAAAAGATCGAAGCTGACGGTATGACTGGCCTGTTCCAGAACATTGAGCTGCCCCTGCTCAAAATCATGGCTTCCATGGAGGAGCTGGGCTTTAAGGTCGATATCCACCAGCTTGAGGAGCTGTCTGTAGAATTTGAGAAAAAGATCGAGACCCTGACCTCGGAAATTTACGAGCTGGCCGAGGAGGATGATTTTAATATCAATTCCACCAAGCAGCTGGGCGCCATCCTCTTTGATAAGCTCAAGCTGCCAGTGGTCAAAAAGACCAAGACGGGTTATTCCACCAACGCTGAGGTGCTGGACCAGCTGGTGCTGTTCCACCCCATTATCCAGAAAATCATTGACTACCGCATGATCTCTAAGCTGGATTCCACCTATGGCAAGGGCCTGATAAAGCTGGTAGACCCAAAAACCCACAAGATCTACTCCACCTTTAACCAGACGGTTACAGCTACCGGGCGTCTGAGCTCCTCCGACCCTAACCTTCAGAATATTCCTGTCAAAACGGAGATGGGCCGGGAAATTCGAAAGGTATTTGTGCCATCAGCCGAGGACCGGGTACTGGTTGATGCCGACTACTCCCAGATTGAGCTGCGTGTGCTGGCCCACCTGTCTGAGGATGAAAACTTGATCGACACTTTTGTGAAAAACCAGGACATCCACACCCGCACCGCCTCCGAAATTTTTAACGTGCCCATGGACGCGGTGAGCAGAGAGCAGAGGAGCCACGCCAAGGCCATCAACTTCGGCTTGATCTATGGCAAGCAGGCCTTCAGCCTGGGCAAGGACCTTGGCATCACCCGGGGCGAAGCCCAGTCCTATATCGATCTGTATTTCTCCAGATACCCCAAGGTGCTGGAATACATGGAGAACATCAAGGCCGAGGCCAAGGAAAAGGGTTATGTGACCACCATCTGGGGGCGCAGACGCTATATCACCGAGATCAATTCCAGAAACCGGATGCTGGTGCAGGCCGGTGAGCGCATGGCGCTGAATACCCCGATCCAGGGCTCCGCCGCCGACATCATCAAAATCGCCATGATCAAGGTTTACGACCGTCTTGAACGCGAGGGGCTGAAATCCCAGCTGATCCTCCAGGTGCACGATGAGCTCATCATCGACACCCTCAAGACCGAGCAGGAAACCGTCATGAAGCTGCTGGTAGAGGAAATGGAAAATGCTGTGGATCTCAAGGTGCCTCTGACTGTGGATGCCCACGCCGGGGATTCCTGGTACGCGGTCAAATAG
- the coaE gene encoding dephospho-CoA kinase (Dephospho-CoA kinase (CoaE) performs the final step in coenzyme A biosynthesis.), translating into MKVIGLTGGIASGKSTVSAIFREEYKLPVIDADLLSREAVLPGSPGMRQIETAFGREVLLPDGSLNRSRMGELICDDSAVRDRLNAILHPAIKDLYYANLEMLKRDGKPLVIYDCPLLIEAGQRDEVDEVLLVVTDAQTRLKRIMERDGVDESLAKKKIEIQMPDEKKIELADTIIYNNGTLADLKNSLDFYMKEKLKNACIMS; encoded by the coding sequence ATGAAAGTTATCGGATTAACCGGAGGCATCGCCTCGGGAAAATCGACAGTTTCCGCCATTTTCAGGGAGGAGTATAAGCTGCCGGTCATCGACGCCGATCTGCTTTCCAGAGAAGCTGTGCTGCCGGGCAGCCCCGGCATGCGCCAGATCGAGACCGCCTTTGGCCGTGAGGTTCTCCTGCCCGACGGCAGCCTGAACCGCAGCCGTATGGGGGAGCTCATCTGCGACGACAGCGCGGTGAGGGACCGGCTGAACGCTATCCTGCACCCGGCCATCAAGGATCTGTACTACGCGAATCTGGAAATGCTGAAACGGGACGGGAAGCCGCTTGTCATTTACGACTGTCCGCTGCTCATCGAGGCTGGCCAGCGCGATGAGGTGGACGAGGTCCTGCTGGTGGTGACCGATGCCCAGACAAGGCTTAAGCGCATTATGGAGCGGGACGGTGTGGACGAAAGCCTGGCAAAAAAGAAAATCGAGATACAGATGCCGGATGAAAAAAAGATCGAGCTGGCAGACACCATTATCTATAATAACGGTACGCTGGCCGACCTCAAAAACAGCCTTGATTTTTATATGAAAGAAAAATTAAAAAATGCTTGCATTATGAGCTAA
- a CDS encoding response regulator transcription factor translates to MRVLLVEDEVSLATALGKILEKNKILVDVVHDGIEGKLLSENDVYDVIVLDIMLPGMSGLDILKSIRDRGKNVPVLLLTAKDSTADKVKGLDMGADDYLVKPFVTEELLARIRALGRRPWEVYQDNAITFSDLSLNINSGELLIDGAPIKLTSKEAQLLEMFIRNPGMTISKEQILDRIWGIESMAMENSVEIYVHYLRKKLKKSRTVIKTIRGLGYVLKEEDNAQP, encoded by the coding sequence ATGCGCGTTTTACTGGTAGAGGACGAGGTATCCCTGGCAACCGCCCTTGGGAAAATCCTCGAAAAAAATAAAATCCTGGTTGATGTGGTCCACGACGGCATCGAGGGAAAGCTGCTCAGCGAGAACGATGTCTATGATGTTATTGTCCTTGACATTATGCTGCCAGGCATGAGCGGGCTGGACATTCTCAAATCCATCCGCGACCGCGGTAAGAACGTGCCTGTGCTGCTCCTGACCGCAAAAGACAGCACTGCTGATAAGGTAAAAGGCCTGGATATGGGCGCTGACGATTACCTCGTCAAGCCCTTTGTCACCGAAGAACTGCTGGCCCGTATCCGCGCTCTGGGCAGGCGTCCCTGGGAGGTCTACCAGGACAATGCCATTACCTTTTCCGATTTATCGCTGAATATCAACAGCGGAGAGCTGCTCATAGACGGCGCGCCCATCAAGCTGACCTCTAAGGAGGCCCAGCTGCTGGAAATGTTTATCAGAAACCCGGGTATGACGATCTCAAAGGAACAGATACTTGACCGGATCTGGGGGATTGAAAGTATGGCCATGGAGAATTCTGTCGAGATTTATGTTCATTATCTGCGGAAAAAACTGAAGAAATCCCGGACTGTTATCAAGACGATCCGTGGTCTGGGCTATGTGCTGAAGGAAGAGGACAATGCTCAGCCTTAA
- a CDS encoding sensor histidine kinase, with translation MLSLNKLRLNLTLMNTAVLIGLSVFVAVSLYLTINMDMESGVSNNLEIYCSQLANNVEQLQTQQEGGAVAPETQKGYQEFKDTLVHNSIAFTIWDDAFNVVDKSESQPLNQDQLFRLINRYFSGNRDKYLISDYETDDNNLKICTYVTVSKDGEMRVVQAMKNMDTERGVLKNAVRMILIVVLAGATLSLLCGYFLSGRALVPVRKSMDQQREFLADASHELRTPIAVIQTNLEVVKASGDETVESQATWLDNAYDETKRMHHIVEDLMFLARADSGDVHFEPMPVDMSYLIMEVTERFIPMAAQKSITILSKVPMEELNVMGDEKQLTQLMVILIDNAIKYTEPGADERNKTIVVQAERIEEGIEICVADKGIGISKEEQEKIFQRFYRVDKVRSRAEGGTGLGLSIAYWIVQKHKGMIRVESEENLGTKMMIVFPAYEGPKEANE, from the coding sequence ATGCTCAGCCTTAATAAATTAAGATTGAATCTGACACTGATGAATACCGCGGTCCTGATTGGATTGTCGGTATTTGTCGCTGTTTCGCTCTATTTAACCATCAATATGGATATGGAGTCCGGCGTCAGCAATAACCTTGAGATCTACTGCTCTCAGCTGGCCAACAACGTCGAGCAGCTCCAGACACAACAGGAGGGCGGCGCGGTTGCGCCAGAGACCCAGAAGGGCTATCAGGAGTTTAAAGACACTCTGGTGCACAACAGCATCGCTTTTACGATCTGGGACGATGCGTTTAACGTGGTGGACAAGTCTGAGTCCCAGCCCTTGAATCAGGACCAGCTTTTCCGGCTTATTAACCGCTATTTCAGCGGCAACCGGGACAAGTATTTGATCAGTGACTACGAGACCGACGACAACAATCTTAAAATCTGTACCTATGTTACCGTCAGTAAGGATGGTGAAATGCGGGTGGTGCAGGCCATGAAAAATATGGATACGGAGCGTGGCGTGTTAAAGAATGCGGTCCGGATGATCCTTATCGTGGTGCTGGCCGGCGCGACCCTTTCCTTACTGTGCGGTTATTTTCTGTCCGGCAGGGCGCTGGTGCCAGTGCGAAAGAGCATGGACCAGCAGCGGGAATTCCTCGCGGATGCGTCCCATGAGCTCAGGACGCCCATTGCTGTTATCCAGACCAATCTGGAGGTGGTGAAGGCCAGCGGCGACGAAACCGTTGAAAGCCAGGCCACCTGGCTGGATAACGCCTATGACGAAACCAAGCGCATGCACCACATCGTGGAGGATTTGATGTTCCTGGCCAGAGCCGATTCCGGCGACGTGCACTTTGAGCCCATGCCGGTGGATATGAGCTACCTGATCATGGAGGTTACCGAGCGGTTTATCCCCATGGCCGCACAGAAATCCATCACGATCCTCAGCAAAGTTCCTATGGAAGAACTGAACGTGATGGGGGATGAAAAGCAGCTGACCCAGCTCATGGTTATCCTCATCGACAACGCCATCAAATACACCGAGCCGGGGGCTGACGAGCGGAATAAAACCATCGTCGTCCAGGCTGAGCGGATCGAGGAAGGTATTGAGATCTGTGTGGCCGATAAGGGCATTGGTATTTCAAAAGAGGAGCAGGAAAAAATCTTCCAGCGCTTCTACCGTGTGGATAAGGTGCGCTCCCGGGCAGAGGGCGGCACAGGCCTGGGCCTGTCCATTGCCTACTGGATCGTCCAGAAGCACAAGGGCATGATCAGGGTGGAAAGTGAAGAAAACCTGGGAACCAAAATGATGATTGTGTTCCCGGCTTATGAAGGACCAAAGGAGGCAAATGAATGA